The Candidatus Terasakiella magnetica genomic sequence AAATGAACGGACGCTTATAGGCATCTGCCAGCATGTGATCGAGATCGAATGTCCATTCTAGCGAGACATACACAATAAAGTGCAGCATCGTATAGAAGAAGGCATAGAGACCGATCATACGGCGATATTTATGAACCGCTTTAATCTTGGTGAGTTCGGCAAAAGGTGTAATGGCGAGCGAGACGATCAAGAAGGTAAAAGCCCAATCCCCAAGATAGCGGTTGATAAAGCCAACCGGAATATTTTCGTGATCCACACCCCAGAGATAACCGCCAAGCAGCATACGACCCAAGAGCCATGCAAAAGGCAGTCCTGCGGTGAGGAAAATAAGTGGGCGCCAGCTGATCTTGACCTTCTTTTTCAAGACATGGTTGCTGTCTTCTTCAACCTGGTTCATCACCAGCCAGCTGGCAAAGATCACCACCATAAGCTTACCGCTTGCCATTAAGACAAAAGGTGCGCGCGGACCAACCGCATCAAAATAATAGCCGCCACTTTGCACCAGCATGATAATGCCGATGCTACCGGCAAGATAGATCATACCAAGGACAGAACCGAGCAATGCTTTGGGCGCAATATCAACGGTGAGCACTTTTAGTGTAACAGTTGCCCCACCATGACCGATGCCGATCAGGATCAACGGTAAAGCCATGCCCCAATCATAGGGGTTGGAAAAGAGGCTGAGCCAGACATAGCCCACAGCAGAAATTGAGAGGCTTGCCCCGATCGTGGTGATACGGCTATGGCGCTCAATCAAATGCTGCCAAAAGGGAATGGAACATAAAACACCCATGCCCATAATGCCAACCATGGTGGCAGCGTGGGCGGTGGCGTAAATGCGGCTTACGCCAATGATATCGGCAATGGAGATACACCAAAGCGAATAGAACAGGCTGACAACTACCAAATCCATACGGGTGTAAAAGGCCGCAGCCACAGCCAGTTGCATGCGCGGATCACCTGAAACAAGGTCCCAGACGCGCAACAGTGGGTGGCGTTTATCTTCTTCAACAAAATCAGCCACATCATGCAAGGCATATCTTGTCACCCATGCCCCAAAGCCACCAAAGAGAACAAGGCTGAAGGTGATGAGCTCAATACCATATTCATATTCAGCAATTTGCATGACAATAGCGGTTAAGATAGTGCCGCCAAAAACGATCATAAAGACCGTATTGGTCATTAATTGTGGTCTGTTTTTAAAGTCAGAGAGATCACCAACAAGGGTCAAAAGCTGGATTTGAACCGTATCAGAACCAAGGGTCACCAACACACGGGCAAAATAAAAGGCAAATAGACCACCCACACCAAGATAGACACCAAGCTCGTAACTCAGTGGTGTGAGAAAAGCGCCAATACTGATGAACAAAAAGGCAAAAAAGATAATCGGCACACGACCGACTTTATCGGATTTAAAACTGAAATAACCCACACATAAGATGGAGACCATTTCGGCAACCACCTGAATATCTGCGTTAATCTCACCTTCTTTTTCAAAAGGAATATTGAAAATCTGATCAAGCAGAAGGGGCTGAACCGAGACTGCCAAGGCACCAATAAGCGTACTAATGGCTGACAGCAGATAAATGCCGTTCCATTGATGGCTTTTAAATTGGGTGGAGGGTTGGAAAATTGACATTTCTTTTTATCACTCCACCATCATCGCAGTAGGGTCCCACAAGCCTGTCAAATGGGAATTACGTATAAAACAGGATTTACCATTTACACCAATTGTCGTGGCATAAGCCAGCTCGCTGCGGTTTTGCGGATCATCAGCGGCGGCTTGGCCCTTAATAAACATGCCTTTAAAGATGCGACAGTCTTCTGATTTCAAGAACCAATAGGGTGCCAAATCAATCCACATAGGTTGTTTGATACCATTATCCACCAACACAGTCACATTGCCCGGGTCAATCTTCGGATTTCTTGGGAAGACGCGGGTGACTTTACCTTGAAAACGGAAGAAGGTGAAAACTTCATGGGCTTCTTTATCAAGAGGCTTGGCTTTAGGGGGAAAACGCAGAGATGGTTTTTTCTTCACATCGCGCTGCCCGGTTTGCATGGCAGCCGTTACACCAACGGCCCCACCTTTTGGTGCGGTCACATTTTCTTGCAGATTATTGACGTAACGGTGGCAATTCCCACAAGGCTGCTGGTCGCGCTCATCCCCATGGGGAGAAGGCGCGCCCACTAAAATGGGAATGCGGAAATCTTTACTTTGGTTGGGGTCTGGCGGCAAAATCGCATGACAGGTTGAACATGTCATTTTCTCTTTACCATCGGTATGAGGCGCAGGCGTGCCCAACGTGATAGGCGGGGCATCTTCGTATGAATGGTCTTCCCATGGGTTATCTTCAACAACGGCGACAAAGAAAATGCCAAGGCTAAAAGCAATACCTAAAGCCATAACCCACTCTGCCACACTATGGGGGATATATTTCAACGAACAGACCCTTAATTTAAAATCATTCAAAACTCAAAAACGCACGTGCGTGTGTAAATGAGTTTTTTGTGATTATAAAGCATAAATTATCAAAGTCAGCAAGTGGTTTCACCATATAAAGGTATGCAATTACCATTTTTACAGAAGTTGATACCGCATCGCAATAACCCTAGAGAAAAAGCGGATTACAGGCACAATCTATTATGATGGGATTATTCGCCAGATGCTTCTTTAACCGAATAGCACAAGACCTCAAAGCTTGGGCCGTTTTCGCTAAAGGTTTTGGTCCATTTGCGCGAGACTTTTTCAAACTCGAAATTGTCTTTTTTGATTTCTGGGCGACGATAAAGCTCATCCAAAACCAAAACTTCACCGGGCTCGGCCAATGGTTTCAGGCGCGCCATGGGCGTGATGGAATTGATAATCAGGTCTTTGGCATCAGAATCGGCAGATGTACAAGATGTCACACTGCCCCAATTGACCCCAACATAGGCATCGGTTTTCATATCGCGCAAGATATTGAGATAGCCCCGCGCACATGTAAGCGCAGTATTGGGGTTTTCAAAGGCACCAAAGAATGCTTCCCCACGCGCCGCCATCGCCACGGCCTCATCGGTATGAAGGAAGTAACGATTGTAACGGCGCAATAGATCAAGGAAGTCCTGTTCTTCTTCGCTGCTCTTTTCATTAAACTTCGGCAAGCATAGCGTTACAATAGCAGCTTCTTTTGTCTCATAGATATTATAAGCATTTTCGTCGAAATCATCTTGGACCGGCTGCGGCTCGGGCACTGGTTCAGGTTCAACTGGGGCCTCAAACATCTCCTCAAGAGAGGGTTCCGGCTCAACAATTTCTTCTTCGATGATTTCGGGTTCTGGCTCAAGCTCAGGTTCGGCCTCTAGCTCGGGCTCAATAATGGGCTCAGGCTCAGGCGCATCAACAAGTAAGTCCTCACTTAGATCTTCTTCAAGCGCAGGTTCTTCCATTTCTGGCTCTTCAGCCAGTAATTCTTCTTCTTCAGCAGCCTCATCCATCTCAGGATCAGGGCCAAAGAGATCATAATATTGTTCAAGTAATGTGCCGCGCAGGTCCGCCCCACCGAAATAAGCACCGCTTGTATCAGCATTGGTAAAGTCTGCGCCTGTCAGGTCCGCATCGCGAAAATCTGCCCCGGCTAGGTTGGCACCTGTAAGATTAGCACCAGACAGGTTCACCCCGGTCAAGCGTGCGCCACACAGGTTTGCCCCTGTTAAGTCCGCACCAGACATGTTGCTTTTACCAACAACCGCTGCACCGGAAAGATTGGCCCAACGCAACTTGCTACCAGCCAAGTTCGCTTTATGCAGATAGACACCCGCACAATTGGCGCGTTCCATATTCGCACCAGCAAGTGAAATGCCTTCCATATTGGCACCGGCCATATTGGCACCGCTTAGGTCCCCACCACTGAGGTTGGTTTGCTTTAAATTGGCTTGGGTGAGAAGGGCTTCTTTAAGATCAATTCGGGCGAGGTTAACCGCTTTAATTTCGGCATGCGAAAGGTCCGGTGTCACGTTTTTCTCGGACTCCCGCCACGCATTCCATTCAGTTGAGCCTTTGCCCAAGTTCTGAAGATGATAGACGTTTGACATATCGCACCCGCATATAACGGTAATTTAACCTACAAGTTTAAGGGTTTTCATGTTTCGAAAACAATTCTCAAACTCAACCTATGCGATTCATTTTAAAGGATTAATCGTTGTTAATCAATGGTTAAGAAATAGCCCTATACAGGCACAGGTGCAAGGTGTCCTTATGGTTGAATTTATGCCAGCTCAACCCACAGCTTTTTGCAGCTCTTCACGCAAGATTTCCTCAGCACTACGCTTAAAGGGGCGTGCAGCTAGGGGGAGAACAACTTGGGCCTTTACAGAATGTTCAAGTGCGGCAACCGCCCCCTTGATCTTGAAGCCTTTCACCTTTGCGGTAAAACGAAACAGGCGGCCTTCGCGCTCAAACACCGCATGACTCAGCTGTTTATTATTCTCACTTTGGCTTTTCAGGAAGTTTTCCAGACGGCTGGCGGCTTCTTCCTGTTCCAATGTATGTTTTACTTCAAGATCGATCTTGGACATTGATACCCTAAACTTCTGTTTTGCGCGCTAGCTTTAATATGCGCTCAATGCGTGGAACTGCAATAGATTTAGACTGCATCACTTTAATAAGCAACTCCGTCCATTCCCGCACAACCGGATCAGGCGATTTTCTCAGTTGCATAAAGAGGGCTGAGCGCCCACCAGAGACAAAATCATCAGCCGTAAAGATCATATTCTGGCCCGTGTTGTATGTTTCATACAAGCTGGGGTCAACGATCAGGGCGCGCAAAGACAAGATAATGACGAGCATTGAGAAATGATCCAATGCTTTATCAAAATGATAATAATCACGTCTTGGATGTTGATAACTTGGCCCACCAATGGCGATGGAATCGAATTTTGCCAAGGCAGGGACAAACATAGAATCATAATCAATCAGGCGTAATTGACCATCGGTTGTGATTAAAACGTTATCGTGCTTTAAATCCCCATGGGCAATTTTCTTGCCCAACATATCAAGGCAAAGGTTTGCCCATGCCTTGGTAATGGCTGCTAATCCACGGCGGTTTTGATTAACACATTGGCGCTCAATCACCGCACCGAGTGTTTCACCCTCCACCCATGGCATGACAAGAACCGGATAATCCCCACTTGGGGCAATGTTGGATGTCACATAAAGCTCATCTGGGATATATTGCACATCAATTAAATAACGTGCTTTCAGCTTATCAATGGTAAGCGAAACCCCACGGTGGCGTTTTTCAAGATCAGGCAGATCATTAATAAAACATTTGATCGCAACGGCTTCATCGCGCCCTTCCACATAAGCCTTGAACACAACGGCAAAGTTGCCCGCCCAAAAAATGGGTTCGCCCTGATGGTCAAAAAATGGCTTTGGTTTTAGCGTGGCAAAACGCCCTTCAAAATTTCGAAGTGCGTTTTTATAATCTGTAATTATTGGATACGCCATTGTCTTCCCTTCTTCCCCTTAAAAAGGTCATTCTGACATTCGCTCACTGCCCGCCCCCATTTTCTTCTTCAGCCTTGAACGCAATCATGGCTAAAGTTGAATCATCATTAGGCAGTAGCCCTTCTTCATAACGCTCACCCACCATCTTTTGATAGCCCTCTTCAGTGTCTAAAGAGGTGAATAAACGCTCAAGCTCGTCTTTAAAATTACCAACGACCTCTTGTGCATGTGCGCGTGCATAATTGGCAACAGGCGTGCTGCCACTTTGCACAAGCTGGCGATATTCTGCCAGTAATTTAGTCTCGTCATCACTCAAATTTGGCTTATTTTGCCCAGCCAAAAAGGCGAGATAACGCAGTAAAATATAAAGCCCCATACCATCAGAGGCCAGCACGACCATGGCTTCTTTATCACTTTTATAGCTCGCTGATTGCACCTGTTCGGCCTTGGGCAGGTCTTTCCAATTGAGCAAAAATGGATCAGCTTCTTGTGAGGCAAGGCTTCCCGGTAAGCAGCCAGAAAGATGAATGTCCTCGCCCTCAATTTCAAAAAGGTAAAGCGTGCTGTCACCATAGTTCAGGCAATCCAGCACCACATCCTCACCGTCTTTTTTCAACCAGCAAGACACCAGTGTTGAAAAAGACCCTTCCTTAACCAGCTTATTGTGCTGACCCGGATTATTGGCGCAAAGTGATTTGCTATGGGTTGAAAACTCTTCCCAAAACCCGTCAATCCAGCCATTAAGATCATCATAAGTTTTTATGGGTGTATCTGGCAGTTTTGTCACCAGCTTTTCAGCCCATGCCCCACAATACATCCCCGATGAGCCCGCCCCATCAGCCACAGCAGCTAAAATATGATCGCCTGCGCGCTTGAGGCGAAAACGATCTTCATTTTGGCGCACAACTGCTTGTACACTGGCATTAATCACATCATTTTTCGGTTTGGCTGTTGTTTGACCTTTAACTTTTA encodes the following:
- a CDS encoding protein kinase domain-containing protein codes for the protein MAYPIITDYKNALRNFEGRFATLKPKPFFDHQGEPIFWAGNFAVVFKAYVEGRDEAVAIKCFINDLPDLEKRHRGVSLTIDKLKARYLIDVQYIPDELYVTSNIAPSGDYPVLVMPWVEGETLGAVIERQCVNQNRRGLAAITKAWANLCLDMLGKKIAHGDLKHDNVLITTDGQLRLIDYDSMFVPALAKFDSIAIGGPSYQHPRRDYYHFDKALDHFSMLVIILSLRALIVDPSLYETYNTGQNMIFTADDFVSGGRSALFMQLRKSPDPVVREWTELLIKVMQSKSIAVPRIERILKLARKTEV
- a CDS encoding polyhydroxyalkanoic acid system family protein, translating into MSKIDLEVKHTLEQEEAASRLENFLKSQSENNKQLSHAVFEREGRLFRFTAKVKGFKIKGAVAALEHSVKAQVVLPLAARPFKRSAEEILREELQKAVG
- a CDS encoding pentapeptide repeat-containing protein, with the translated sequence MSNVYHLQNLGKGSTEWNAWRESEKNVTPDLSHAEIKAVNLARIDLKEALLTQANLKQTNLSGGDLSGANMAGANMEGISLAGANMERANCAGVYLHKANLAGSKLRWANLSGAAVVGKSNMSGADLTGANLCGARLTGVNLSGANLTGANLAGADFRDADLTGADFTNADTSGAYFGGADLRGTLLEQYYDLFGPDPEMDEAAEEEELLAEEPEMEEPALEEDLSEDLLVDAPEPEPIIEPELEAEPELEPEPEIIEEEIVEPEPSLEEMFEAPVEPEPVPEPQPVQDDFDENAYNIYETKEAAIVTLCLPKFNEKSSEEEQDFLDLLRRYNRYFLHTDEAVAMAARGEAFFGAFENPNTALTCARGYLNILRDMKTDAYVGVNWGSVTSCTSADSDAKDLIINSITPMARLKPLAEPGEVLVLDELYRRPEIKKDNFEFEKVSRKWTKTFSENGPSFEVLCYSVKEASGE
- the mamZ gene encoding magnetosome biogenesis transporter MamZ; protein product: MSIFQPSTQFKSHQWNGIYLLSAISTLIGALAVSVQPLLLDQIFNIPFEKEGEINADIQVVAEMVSILCVGYFSFKSDKVGRVPIIFFAFLFISIGAFLTPLSYELGVYLGVGGLFAFYFARVLVTLGSDTVQIQLLTLVGDLSDFKNRPQLMTNTVFMIVFGGTILTAIVMQIAEYEYGIELITFSLVLFGGFGAWVTRYALHDVADFVEEDKRHPLLRVWDLVSGDPRMQLAVAAAFYTRMDLVVVSLFYSLWCISIADIIGVSRIYATAHAATMVGIMGMGVLCSIPFWQHLIERHSRITTIGASLSISAVGYVWLSLFSNPYDWGMALPLILIGIGHGGATVTLKVLTVDIAPKALLGSVLGMIYLAGSIGIIMLVQSGGYYFDAVGPRAPFVLMASGKLMVVIFASWLVMNQVEEDSNHVLKKKVKISWRPLIFLTAGLPFAWLLGRMLLGGYLWGVDHENIPVGFINRYLGDWAFTFLIVSLAITPFAELTKIKAVHKYRRMIGLYAFFYTMLHFIVYVSLEWTFDLDHMLADAYKRPFIFLGLVSFFIIAPLAITSFKSIREKMDPKVWRRLHKSAYVLNIIVAWHFILAANEENGEPYIYAALVAILLGYRVYESIQKQKRRANRKPRRRRTKRKKKDKTAPDAPTEVISEAASE
- the mamX gene encoding magnetosome protein MamX, producing MKYIPHSVAEWVMALGIAFSLGIFFVAVVEDNPWEDHSYEDAPPITLGTPAPHTDGKEKMTCSTCHAILPPDPNQSKDFRIPILVGAPSPHGDERDQQPCGNCHRYVNNLQENVTAPKGGAVGVTAAMQTGQRDVKKKPSLRFPPKAKPLDKEAHEVFTFFRFQGKVTRVFPRNPKIDPGNVTVLVDNGIKQPMWIDLAPYWFLKSEDCRIFKGMFIKGQAAADDPQNRSELAYATTIGVNGKSCFIRNSHLTGLWDPTAMMVE